One Archangium violaceum genomic window, ACTGGCCCTTGATGTACATGTCCACGCAGGACTTCACGAAGGCCGAGCGGGACGCCGCGGTGGCCGCCACCTTCGAGAAGTACTTGGACCAGCTCCAGCCGCCCACGGAGATGAGGGTCTTGAGGTGGGGGTGCGTCTTCTTGAGCTCCTTGAGGGCGCGGAAGTTGCCGCGCAGCTGCCCCGGGTCCCACTCGCCAGGCCAGCCGCCGCCCGCGTCGATGTCCGGGTAGTTCTCACCCAGGATGCACTTGCCATCCTCGGAGATGTTGGCGAAGGCGTAGTTGATGTGCGTCAGCTTGCTGGCCGGGATGTTGGAGACGAAGTACTTGCGGGCGTAGATGCTCCAGGCGGTGTAGTAGGCGACGATGCGCTTGCCGCCGGGCGTCTGGCTTCCGATCTGCACGGAGACGGTCAGCGTCCTGGTGCCCACGTTGCCCGCGGCGTCGTAGGCCTTCACCGTATAGGTATACGTCCCGTTCTGGGCCGAGCTGCTGAAGCTGCGGCTATAGGAAGAGCTCGAGGTCACCAGGGTGCTGTTCTCGAAGATCTCCACCTTCGTCACGCCGACGTTGTCCGTGGCGCTGGCCGTCAGGTTCAACGTGCCGGCCGCGGTGAACTGTGTGGAGTTGGCGCTCACGTTCACCGTGGGGGCGGTGGTGTCGCCCGTGCCGGGGATGGCCACCGAGACGGTCAGCGTCCTGGTGCCCACGTTGCCCGCGGCGTCGTAGGCCCTCACCGTATAGGTATACGTCCCGTTCTGGCTGGCCCCGGTAAAGCTACGGCTATAGGAGGAGCTCGAGGCCACCAGGGTGTTGTTCTCGAAGATCTCCACCTTCGTCACGCCAACGTTGTCCGTGGCGTTGGCCGTCAGGTTCAACGTGCCGGCCGCGGTGAACTGTGTGGAGTTGGCGGTGACGTTCACCGTGGGGGCGGTGGTGTCGCCTCCGCCGGAGGTGCCCAGATCCAGCCACAGGGCGGCGACATTGGGCGGCTCCCATCCCGGCAGGGAGGTATGCGCCTGGCGGCACTCGTAGATCCGACCGGCATAGGAGACTCGCGCTCCCACGGCGTAGGCCACGTTGGGTGCCCATGCCGCCTCGAGCGGTGCCCTCATCACGCTTCCAGGGCCCTCCGTTTCTGGCGAAATGGCTCCCTGCCCACACCCGACGGATAGGGCGGAGACGACCAGTCCTACGGCCCATTTGTTACGGCGCATTCGCGACCTCCCGATTGTAAGGAAATGATTCTGGGCGCCACTTTCGGAGCCACCGTTCAGTAAATTCCTGTCGGCGTCATTCCTCGAGCAGTCTGCTCGTGTCTTCTTCCACGTCAATGGCTTGCGGGATTGCCATTGGAGAATGGCAAGGACGCGGAGGCTGGTCAAGTCTGTTTGAGTTGATTTTTCGTGTCTTCACGCCGATGCTGGGATTGCGGGTCCATGAGAAGGAATGAGCATCGAGGCGGGAAGTCATGTACGAAACAAAGACACATCTTCAAAAACAAAGACGCGCGTGTGAGCAGAATGACTCACGCGCGCGTCTTCCTTCCCCGTGACAGGGAATCAGTTCACTTCGGCGGTACGGCTGCTGCGTCCATCACTGGCGCGGGC contains:
- a CDS encoding glycosyl hydrolase family 18 protein, which produces MRRNKWAVGLVVSALSVGCGQGAISPETEGPGSVMRAPLEAAWAPNVAYAVGARVSYAGRIYECRQAHTSLPGWEPPNVAALWLDLGTSGGGDTTAPTVNVTANSTQFTAAGTLNLTANATDNVGVTKVEIFENNTLVASSSSYSRSFTGASQNGTYTYTVRAYDAAGNVGTRTLTVSVAIPGTGDTTAPTVNVSANSTQFTAAGTLNLTASATDNVGVTKVEIFENSTLVTSSSSYSRSFSSSAQNGTYTYTVKAYDAAGNVGTRTLTVSVQIGSQTPGGKRIVAYYTAWSIYARKYFVSNIPASKLTHINYAFANISEDGKCILGENYPDIDAGGGWPGEWDPGQLRGNFRALKELKKTHPHLKTLISVGGWSWSKYFSKVAATAASRSAFVKSCVDMYIKGQFPGVDPVNGVGVFDGIDIDWEYPTGGGLPGNISSPADKENYTLLMQEFRNQLNAVSAQTGKPYLLTIATGASPDLLANKQETKKLSQILDWINVMSYDYHGAFESSTNFQSALYRVTGDPAASSGFYTDGSIAKMLELGVTPDKIVVGVPFYGRGWGSVPNVNNGLFQSGAPTMGTWDNGESGPTGVFDYKDIKRNYENVNGYTKYFHPEAREAYVYNPNTKIWIAYDDPQSMSAKADYVLSKGLGGVMAWELSSDDGSLLDALYSKLK